The Miscanthus floridulus cultivar M001 chromosome 17, ASM1932011v1, whole genome shotgun sequence genome has a window encoding:
- the LOC136515452 gene encoding sporulation-specific protein 15-like has product MYMHITPQDGSSSGKKKDLAFKASQEKKGKSKVKEVALDSSSDDEVDDANIALMVRKTTKMLKRLNKSGVKFDSKNFFTSSKRKPISEMNCYNCDIESSNGSSAKDSDDKKEKVAALIITTSLPPPPPPPSSFTHLCLMAKGDRKVQSDDDSSGNESGSDSDDEFESSTYDQLVALLNDYSKIIRKTRAKNQKLKLENESLLAKYGITEKANDELREENKVVSSTLKELKTSLKELKEKHDKLEGIHKVLNTRYNLLKEEYTTLKIHHDNLVLSHEFLSNEPHHATNNVVKIDISTSCDDLIVESIEQGSSSKGKQVIVANHYDYVKIKNENENLKKDLENISSNGGIVIETLNDDMALENEMLREENKRLKMEKGLEKPSTNKTNVIETQDDEYDMALDIEMLREEKKRLKMEKNHLATGLHKFTKGHNLQSSYS; this is encoded by the exons ctccacaagatggttCTTCTTCtggcaagaagaaagatttggcattcaaggctagccaagagaagaagggCAAATCAAAAGTCAAGGAAGTTGCTCTTGAtagttcaagtgatgatgaagttgatgatgcaaacattgctctcatggtgaggaagaccaccaagatgctaaaaaggctaaataagagtggaGTCAAGTTTGACTCAAAGAATTTCTTCACTAGTAGCAAGAGGAAGCCCATCTCTGAAAtgaattgctacaattgtg aTATTGAATCATCTAATGGCTCATCTGCCAAAGATAGTGATGATAAAAaagagaaggtggccgctcttatCATTACAACTTCactacctccaccaccaccaccgccatcatcctttacacacctatgccttatggccaagggtgatcgaaaggtacaaagtgatgatgatagtagtggtaatgaaagtggtagtgacagtgatgatgaatttgaatcatcCACCTATGATCAACTTGTTGCCTTGCTAAATGATTACTCTAAAATCataagaaagacaagagctaaaaatcaAAAGCTAAAACTTGAGAATGAGTCTCTTTTAGCAAAATATGGCATAACCGAGaaagctaatgatgagcttagagaagaaaataaagttGTGTCATCCACCCTAAAGGAGCTCAAAACTTCTctaaaagagcttaaagaaaaacatgataaacttgaggggatacacaaAGTGCTCAACACTAGATATaacttgctaaaagaagaatatacaactctcaagatccatcatgataatcttgtgctttcacatgagtttttatccaatgaacCACAtcatgctactaacaatgttgtcaagattgatatatccacatcatgtgatgatttgattgttgagagcattgagcaaggttctagtagcaaaggcaagcaagtgattGTGGCCAATCACTATGattatgtcaagatcaagaatgaaaatgagaatctcaagaaggatcttgaaaaCATATCATCCAATGGTGGCATTGTCATTGAGACACTAAATGATGACATGGCTCTTGAAaatgagatgcttagagaagagaacaagaggctCAAAATGGAAAAGGGTCTTGAGAAGCCATCAACCAACAAAACAAATGTCATAGAGACACAAGATGATGAATATGATATGGCTCTTGACATTGAAATgcttagagaagaaaagaagagactcaagatggagaagaatcaTCTTGCCACCGGGTTGCACAAGTTCACAAAAGGTCACAATCTTCAAAgtagctactcatga